The proteins below come from a single Panicum hallii strain FIL2 chromosome 7, PHallii_v3.1, whole genome shotgun sequence genomic window:
- the LOC112901489 gene encoding uncharacterized protein LOC112901489: protein MVAEPLVHKVLSMATTSSSSKKVRPAAASAKGGAGAAAEDGRVGILSFEVANAMSRAANLYRSLSDAEAARLLGPLCLGSHAVRALVPGDDARLLALALAEKLDALNRVAAVATRLGRRCTVPALMGFDHVYADLLAGRSDAAAFAVASPSEAASLVRKLDRLAAATAALYAELEALTELEQSARKLPTDEARRALEQRTRWRRHDVRRLRDSSLWNWTYDKAVLLLARAVCAIYDRIRLVFGDPMLGLDLLATTRESGQCDQSRQLSGPVTANSGPLHNNLNGCKSGPISRVDPDTPRSVNFRSNCGASPGKMFMECLSLSSSVSWKDGFEDEFLEDSSCISTIRSGMLVPFSGEQGASTTPTKSGKIGRRVRFGPKSTVTSLAPPSTIGGSALALHYANIIIIIEKLLRYPHLVGEEARDDLYQMLPSSLKVALRKNLKTYVKNMAIYDAFLAHDWRETLEKTLAWLAPMAHNMIRWQAERNFEQQQIVLKGNVLLLQTLYFANREKTEAVICELLVGLNYICRYEQQQNALLDCSSSLDFDDCVEWQLQ from the coding sequence ATGGTGGCGGAGCCGCTGGTCCACAAGGTGCTCTCCATGGCGACCACGTCGTCCTCGTCCAAGAAGGTGCgccccgcggcggcgagcgccaagggcggcgccggcgcggccgcggaggaCGGCAGGGTGGGCATCCTGTCCTTCGAGGTGGCCAACGCCATGTCGCGCGCCGCCAACCTCTACCGCTCGCTCTCCGACGCCGAGGCGGCGCGCCTGCTCGGCCCGCTCTGCCTCGGCTCCCACGCCGTGCGCGCGCTCGTCCCCGGCGACGACGCGCGCCTCctcgcgctcgcgctcgccgAGAAGCTCGACGCGCTCAACCGCGTCGCCGCCGTGGCCACGCGCCTCGGACGGCGGTGCACCGTACCGGCGCTCATGGGGTTCGACCACGTCTACGCCGATCTCCTCGCCGGCCGCTCCGACGCCGCCGCGTTCGCCGTCGCCTCCCCCTCCGAAGCCGCCTCGCTCGTGCGCAAGCTcgaccgcctcgccgccgccaccgccgcgctcTACGCCGAGCTCGAGGCGCTCACAGAGCTCGAGCAGTCGGCGCGGAAGCTCCCCACCGACGAGGCCCGCCGCGCGCTCGAGCAGCGCACGCGCTGGCGACGCCACGACGTGCGCCGCCTCAGGGACTCGTCGCTCTGGAACTGGACCTACGACAAGGCCGtgctcctgctcgcgcgcgccgtCTGCGCCATCTACGACCGCATCCGCCTTGTGTTCGGCGACCCCATGCTGGGGCTCGACCTGCTGGCCACCACCCGGGAGTCTGGCCAATGTGACCAAAGCCGGCAGCTCTCTGGTCCAGTGACGGCAAATTCAGGTCCTCTCCACAACAATCTCAACGGTTGCAAGTCAGGGCCAATTTCCAGAGTTGATCCAGATACGCCGCGGTCAGTGAATTTTCGGTCAAATTGTGGAGCAAGCCCGGGGAAGATGTTCATGGAGTGCTTGAGCTTGAGTAGCTCAGTATCATGGAAGGATGGGTTCGAGGATGAGTTCTTGGAAGATTCCAGCTGCATTAGCACAATCAGGTCGGGGATGCTTGTACCGTTCAGTGGCGAGCAAGGGGCATCCACAACGCCAACCAAGAGCGGCAAGATTGGCAGAAGGGTGCGGTTTGGTCCGAAGAGCACTGTGACATCACTTGCGCCACCGTCCACAATTGGAGGCTCAGCGTTGGCGTTGCATTATGCAAACATCATTATCATCATTGAGAAGTTGCTCCGGTACCCACATCTCGTTGGTGAGGAGGCACGGGATGATCTGTACCAGATGCTGCCTTCAAGTTTGAAGGTGGCATTGAGGAAAAATCTGAAAACATATGTGAAGAACATGGCGATCTACGATGCGTTCCTCGCGCACGATTGGAGAGAGACGCTTGAGAAGACACTGGCTTGGCTTGCTCCAATGGCCCACAACATGATCCGATGGCAGGCTGAGAGGaactttgagcagcagcagattGTCCTGAAGGGGAATGTGTTGCTATTGCAGACACTGTATTTTGCCAATCGGGAGAAGACGGAGGCAGTGATTTGTGAACTGCTTGTCGGGCTAAATTACATATGCCGGTACGAGCAACAGCAGAATGCGCTACTTGACTGCTCGAGTAGTCTCGACTTTGATGATTGTGTGGAGTGGCAACTTCAGTAG